In Mugil cephalus isolate CIBA_MC_2020 chromosome 7, CIBA_Mcephalus_1.1, whole genome shotgun sequence, the sequence TTAAGCAAACCAGTGGGTCGTTATAAAAGCAGGTCTGTAGGTTTGGGGCGGGTCCTCCGCCCCGCCTCTTAATGACCGTCTCTTCTCCTATTGGTCGAGCCTCTGCGGTGAGGATGCACGTGCTTCTCGGCGCATTTGAAGACCAAGATGGCAGCCTCCGTGTGTCGGTGCTACGAGGTTAGACAACCATTCATGTCCTTCATTACAGCTCTCTATTCTCCGCCAGTTAATTTGGTGAAGGGAACTAGTCCTCTTAGCCATGTGATTAGTCTACTCTGTTCCAGTTATGATTTTAGGGTGTTTTTAGGATGTTTTTATGCAGATACAGCACGAGATGTCTGTTATAAAAGGCCGTGTTGCATCACACGTACACCAGATGTTCTCTGCATTTTAGTGTCATTGTCAAATGCTAAAATCAACTCCTAGTTTTACCTAGTCTGTGGAGTACATTGTCAGCGACTATGTATTATAAAATATCAACGTTTTAACGACAAGTGTGACCATTTGATTGCATTTAATCATGTTGTGTGACCTGACAGCTGTCATTTCAGTACAAATACTCTAATTACATACTAGAACAGCAGTTGGGAAGGATGGTGCCTCTACAGTACTGTTAGAGGATACACTATATGAAACAGACCAAGAGCTGAAACCAGATAATAGAGGTGAAATAGTAGAGATGTGCAGACAAATAAGCAGCACAAACACTTGTAACTAATATCTAAAACTATGAGGTATAGAATTGTCAAAACGTTTGCAATTGCAATACATCTTTAAATTGAACTCATCAGTTGGTTTCCACACTTCAAATGTATTACCTATTTAGATAAAGATATGTGACAATGTTTTGTCGCATTTTAAGCACAATCTTGGTCCTATGAGCCTAAAGTGAAGAACCAATGCAGATCTCTGGGTCTCTtccaggataaaaaaaaaaagagagagagagagagatgtctCATGGAGGAATGCTGTTTATCTCTCCAGTGCTGAAACATCAGTCTAACACTGTCTCTCTTTTGCAGCTAATTGGCCGAAATGCCTTCGCCCTCTGGTCCCGGCCTCTGGTCTCCTCTGTATGGAGAGCAGATGCTTACAGATTACACAGGagtccagctgcagctgtgcagGTACACACTCCCATTCACCTTCAGGTGActgatgattatgatgaaaaatgatcagctgtttgtgtaACTTTAAAGATCTTACATGACTTAAGTTGGAGGTTGGTTTTACTTGTTTGATTGTATTTCTCAATTGTTTGTCTTTAACGTAGTTTTCGCCAATGCATCTGTCTGCCCAATCAAGCTCCtactctctgtgtctctcttcaGGTGCGATATGCTTCAGGGCGGAAAGGATTTCTGGGAGAGTTTGTTGATAACCTTCGTCAGGAGCTGAATAAGAATCAGGAGATGAAGGAAAACATAAAGAAGTTCAGAGAGGAGGCCAAGAGGCTTGAGGAGTCCGATGCCCTCCAGCAGGCCCGCAAGAAATATGTAAGGACACATTATGGGATTACTAGACTCAGTTATTATGttacattattatatcattattttaGTTCACTGTTCTTGGAGTTTGAATCATTATGAGTTTGAATggtggagatgtttttttttttccgtcgtTAGAAATCTATAGAGGCTGAAACAGTGAAGACCTCAGAGGTGTTAAAGAAGACTTTGGGCTCCCTATCAGAGACCGTGAAGGAGGTAAGTGTGCAGGAAAACAGACGCTGAACAACCTTGTATGGTTTCTCTTAATACATAATGTATAAAAGCGCACTTGATCGATGTTGCAGTGTTGTCAAAAATATCAGTGTTTAGTTGTGAAAACTAAAGACAAAAGTATTTTCACTAAAGGGCCTTGAGGGCGTGACTCGCACTGACATCGGGAAGAAGATCAAGGAAGGAGTGGAAGAGGCGACCAGGACGGCCATGCACTCTGCCGAGTCCGTCTccaaaggaggagaaaaactgGGCAAGACCAATGCGTTCAAGGTCATCTCACAGGTCAGAGGAAATACTTTCATTCAACAGCTTCTCTGGAAGAGCATCTTATAAAGTGACCTTCATCTTTACATTGTAGTTGGCGTTGGTGTAAAATTGTAGCACTGTagtattttttgttaaaaagtGTTAGCTAATATATATTTGAACTGATTTGGAGTTTTAAAACATGCCATTGTCCTGTCCACTTTGATCTTAAACTTAACTACGTCTCTATTAAAGTATCGCTGTCCACTCTGCAGGGTGTGGAAACTATGAAGAAAGAGATCGATGTTGGTGACGCTGGGCCTTACCGGGCTCCTTCtcagctgaggaagaggagtgaCTTCTCATCTAAAGGAGCAGAGAGCGACACCAGAGTGTTTGAGGCTAATGAGTGAGTAAACTCTGCTGGCACTCTCACCACATCTGTCTTAAAAGATTATCTTCTATCTTATCTTCTTCTTTGTACACCTCTTAAATGATGTGTGGTGTTCTTGCTTTTTTTGTGACACAGAGAGGATATGGGTGTTGTTCTCCACAAGGATTCAAAGTGGTACCAGCAGTGGAAGGACTTCAAGGACAATAACATTGTCTTCAACAGTAAGTAAATCCTCTGGCTTCGTTAGCTGAGACACTGTGGTGTCGAAAGTACACAATAAACCACCCACAGTATGTGTAGTTGCCCTTAAAGgcagtaggtggcagcagatCGCTTACAGTTGTCTGCTTAAAAAAAGTATTCAGTGATTCAGTGTGTAATTGTTGGATTTATTCGCTAATTTCTACTATAAGTAGAAATACTATATTCAAATAATGTATCCTCAAGCATTTTCCCTTTCATTTCTGGCAGGATTCtttgagatgaagatgaagtatGACGAAAGTGACAATTCCCTCATCAGAGCATCCAGACTTGTGACTGACAGAGTCACTGACTTTCTAGGTAAAGCTCCACCATAGCCAACTTTTGATTAAGCAGCTATTTGTGACCGCCACCTCCTTCTATGTGATTATCATGTCCGAAGTgctggaaggaaagaaggaaaacttGGAATCATGTTTCCTTATATGGAATatgttaaaacataacatatTCCACCCCTCATACTGTGTGGCATctctttgttgctgctgctgatgttgtttattgtttgtttccAGGTGGTCTTTTCTCTAAAACCGAAATGTCAGAAGTCCTGACAGAGATTGTGAAGGCAGACCCCAACTTTGACAAAGACTCTTTTCTTAAACAGTGCGAGAAAGATATCATTCCTAACATACTGGAGGTAAACGACTGTTTCCTCTTTCAcgctcttctctctgctcaaTACCTGAGCAATCATTTACAGAGGAGGCTAATAACAGAGTTACCGATGAAGGCCTCACCTCATTAACCACTGAGCTCCAGCATAGATCATATTCAGTAAATTAAGTTTTGACTTGTCCAGTTAGAGTTGACCAGGTTAAGCTCTCACATGAAATGTAAAGGACATCCAGGAGCTAAACCGCGGATGTCCCAATCACATGATATTTAATAGACAAAAATCTGTTGTGATTTGGACTACTCAAAAAGCTGGCATTGACTTATTATTGTGTAAGTCTAAACTTATGGAATGAGTTCTTATGAAATAGCTGTGTGATGTCGTGAACCACCACTGACTCTGGGTCTCCGTCCTTTCTGCAGGCTATGATCCGTGGAGAGCTGGATGTGTTGAAGGACTGGTGCTATGAAGCTGTAAGTTTCACAAAATCACCTCGACCTCATCACCTAGTCAGTTGTTGAGCCCTGGTCATACTCCAGGAATGATTTCTAAACATACTGCAATCAGGTGTTTTTGGCTGTAAAACAcgtaaaaatgaaacagttgtCAGATCACAACATGTAAGTCACTCATGTGAATACAGAAACTGCACATTTGCCTTTTTATACTGTAGATTGTGTATTTGCGTTCCACATGATTTTAGGCACGTTACGTCAGTTTCCATGTCTTTCTGtctaatttgttttcataaCTTTTCAGAAATAGGAACCATCATAAAGAACTAATATGTTGATCAGTCGACTGACAGGTGAACAGTGTGTTAAGTGTAACTTTTCATACATCTGTCTTCAGACGTACAGTCAGCTGGCTCATCCTATCCAACAGGCCAGAGCTCTGGGACTTCTCTTCCAGTCTAAAATCCTGGACATTGATAACATAGATGTAAGTTTTTTCACTCCTTCACATTAACCATCATCCACCTGGTGTTACGCTGTATTACAACGGATTCCCAAAATAGCAACTCTTttatcttctttgtttttctctctttgttctttactttttctttacttttaaatcCTGTTGCTGCAGAATGTGACaaacaacttatttattttttctcatgtcaTCTGCTTGGTTGTTGTCTCCCCCTGTTAGCTTGCCATGGGTAAGATGATGGACCAGGGTCCCGTGCTGATCATCACCTTCCAGGCTCAGGTCGTCATGGTGATCCGTGGCCCCAAAGGAGATATTGTCGAGGGAGACCCGGTCAGTCAACTCACGGCTGTATCACCAGAATAGTGAATCTAATAGATACAATCAGAGAAGTAAACTGAGTGAAATCAGCAGCAAGTCACGTTTGCACCAGTCTTTGTTTTTGACGTTGACAGGTTTGATTTTGACTTATCTAATCCACTAAGGTTTAAAATCTACTGACAATGTTAAACGTCTCTAAGATATTAACATATTTCATCCAGGTTGTTGGTTGCTTTAGTTCTGTAATATGAACTTAAGTCTAGAAGAGCCCTCCAGCCTCTCTATACTGTCTCTCCAGAACTGACCCTGTGCTCTTCTCTCCCTTCAACAGGAGAAGGTTATGAGGATGATGTATGTTTGGGCGTTGTGTCGTGACCAGGAAGAGCTGAACCCCAACGCAGCATGGAGACTCCTGGACATCTCTGCCTCCAGCACTGAGCAGGTCCtctaagaggaggaggaggaggaggaggaggaggaacacagGTGCAAAGGTTCACCTGGGacacaaaaactgaatgcaGAAAATACCGAGATGTACCTGGAATACCTGCACATCGTATATATATTAACTTATGAGGGCAGAGTGAAACTCTGCTGCCATGCCAGAAACTATTTGCACATGCTCCCTTTTCCCATCGGAACCCAGAGGATTTATGTGCACGTGTACATATATGACCACCCTCCGGCAGAAAAGTATACATTCAGATATAACGTATTCACTTGAATCTTTGCTTCCAGTTACGTGTTTAGTCTCTCACACTAGTTGGCTCAGTGTTTGGGCTGATTGGTGTGGGAATATAATATCTAAACATTCACCTGGAACACGCCAGTAGGAGCCCGCATTTTCCATCCTGTGGTCCATCCATAAGTATTGTTTGTCAAAATGCTACAAAATC encodes:
- the LOC125011379 gene encoding mitochondrial import inner membrane translocase subunit TIM44-like — protein: MAASVCRCYELIGRNAFALWSRPLVSSVWRADAYRLHRSPAAAVQVRYASGRKGFLGEFVDNLRQELNKNQEMKENIKKFREEAKRLEESDALQQARKKYKSIEAETVKTSEVLKKTLGSLSETVKEGLEGVTRTDIGKKIKEGVEEATRTAMHSAESVSKGGEKLGKTNAFKVISQGVETMKKEIDVGDAGPYRAPSQLRKRSDFSSKGAESDTRVFEANEEDMGVVLHKDSKWYQQWKDFKDNNIVFNRFFEMKMKYDESDNSLIRASRLVTDRVTDFLGGLFSKTEMSEVLTEIVKADPNFDKDSFLKQCEKDIIPNILEAMIRGELDVLKDWCYEATYSQLAHPIQQARALGLLFQSKILDIDNIDLAMGKMMDQGPVLIITFQAQVVMVIRGPKGDIVEGDPEKVMRMMYVWALCRDQEELNPNAAWRLLDISASSTEQVL